Below is a genomic region from Dryobates pubescens isolate bDryPub1 chromosome 1, bDryPub1.pri, whole genome shotgun sequence.
CCACCTCTCCTGTATCTGCCTCTGCCTTCCAGCTTGTGTACAGCCAGCTAGGATATCTGCCTGTGTTTATCCCAGTACACAGCTACACCATGATTTCCAGTCACCtggcttccttcccctcccaggcaGCATGGGCACCCCATTCACACCACATATGCTCAGGCTAACAGCCTGACCACCCTCTGACTCAGTCTCTTTCAAGACCATCAGGATGGTTAGGCTGAGAGGTGCCAAGTCCTTCTCCCTGGCCCAGGAAGAGCTTCTCTCCAGTCCCAGATGCTCAGCAGCTCACATCTTTGTGTGCAGAGCACTGACCTCAGCAGCTCATATttctctgaagtgctgctgcaacAGTTCCCTTCCAAATTCCTGTGGTAAGAAACCCTGCACTCCCCGTGCTGGTGCCCCACAAGCTACTGAGAAAGCCTTGTGGGctcttctcctctgcctccctctccaaACTCCCCCAGTAACGCTGTTTTCCACAGCTCCTTCTGGTATCCAAACCTCATTTCTTCTACCTTCAGTCAGGGACTACTTTCTCCTGTGCTTCTGggggacaccagaacaggtCCTGCTCCAGGGATCACCACCATACACGGTCACAAAGGACAATGGGTTCCACAACACAGGAGAGAGCAGGAACAGCTTTTTCATAGAGGTCATTGTATGCAGagtcaggaggggttggaatgaATCAGAGGAAATCAGGCTCCTTGGCTGGAGAGCACTTTTTAGAATCCCTTTGGCtagaaaagtaatttttttcactTCAGCCATTTCAAATCACTAACAGAGacatcccttcccctccccagctgggaaaACATTTCCTGGAAAATATCCCTATTGTGCTCTTCACTTCCTTTTTCTGGAAGCCCAGAACACGCTCAGGCAACAAGCCAAAGGATGGGGGCAATGCAGAGAGGTGAGGCCCAGCTTGGAAGCTGTCATTAACCCTGCTCCTCAATGTGCACACTTTTAAACTCAAGGTGCTGGGAAGCACCAGAAGCAAAGAGAGGTCCCACACCGGCAAGGTGTGCACAGCAGTCTGGGAACACCTGACTGGGATCAGCTCCAGGCTCACTGCTGGCCCAACCAGCACAGAGAGGAGGCATTTCCCATCTctctgaggaagctgaggggggaCAAGTGAGACCGATTTCTGGTTGTGTCGTACAGCGATGTACGGAAGGGTCTCTCCGACGCTAATGCCGGCTGGCtcggctggcagcctggactgagGTGCCTTCacaagctccagggagacagaCCCACACAGTTTTCAAAAGCAACAGCAAAGGGCCTACACCCTTCTACTCAATACTTTGCCTAACTACACAgcttccccctgcagagctcagactGTGTCCTGCAGGAAGCTTGAAAGTGGCACTGTCACAAGAGAGGATGGAAGCCCAGCTGtaggagggagggagctgcgTGCAGCCTtcagcccagctgggctgctggcatggACAAGCACTAGCATCAAATACTCTTCAAGACAGGGAGAAGGTGCTAGGGATGCACCCAAGGGGTTTGTCTCCATGGGAAGGCCCCCCCTGTGCCTCTTAAGGCTGCCTACATCCATACCCCCAGTGAGGTATAGGAATTGCTCCTCACCTGCATAGATGAGAGGCCAGCCAGATCCTCAGGATGAAGCTCCACTGGGGTGCTCTGATCTGCAAGCGAGATCAGTTTTCGATAGCAATAATCAATTAAATCCAGCACgctgtcctctgctgcctcACAGACCTCCTTCACAACAAAAAGAGTTTCAGAGAGGGCAAGTTCCCACAGCTGTGCCTTTCCACTCTCACCCAAGGGCTTTACAGGACTGAATAAAGCCTCTTACCTTGTGAAAAAAGACTGTCTCCAAGAGGTTAATGATGGAGGCTTCATGGCGCAGCTGTGGGGGAAAAGTGGCAAGAGACAGGTAACAGAGAAGTCACCAGAGCACTGAGGacacaggaagagaaaagggcTCTTCTACGAAGGTCTTTATATAGTTGTGGCCAGATGCAAGTCAAAGAGCCAAACACAAGGGCTGAAATCTTTGTAACAGCTCTGGTTCATGCAGTTCAGGTTAGTGTTTATGTTAACATACCTATGAcactctccccagcaggcagagctcctcAGGGCTCTGTCTCAGCACTACCAGCGTGGTACAACCATAGCTTTGGGCAAGCTGCAGTCCCTGGCACCATTAAGGAGTCACTGTCCCAGACAGGACAGTGCCCTGCATGGCTGGTCTGCCCTCAGTCCCCTGCGACTGGGGCAGACAGCCTTGTCCACAGACTGGGAACCAGGAGATAACTGCCTCATGGCAGTGCTGTAgacaaatcacagaaacattcaggttggaaatggAAATGGCTGCCCAAGGTGCTAAGTGCCTTGCCCCAGCAATGTGTTACTTTGGACTGAGGTGGGGATGAAACTTTCAAGTCTGGGGCATATTTCGCTTAGGTCAAGGGCTGCATTCCTCTTGCATGGAAGCCCATCTCCCAGGATCACTCCTTTGCCAAGAATGGCCCAAGGGACCACTAATGCCAGAAGCCTGGTAAGAAGAAGCTACATTTTGATTAACCCAAAGGGCACATAACATTGGAGACTCCTCTCTCTGATTGAAGatgacaaacagtgctgggctGTGTTGCTGCTTGGGAGCGAGGGTAGCGTGATTCACCGGGGGTGCATCCATCTCCAGAGCACAGCTCCCACGAGCCCCTTCACAGAGCTGACCTCCCCAGGAGCGGGTCCCTGTCCCTCCTAGGGGCAAAGCCACCAGCTTGTGGCTCGCAGCTCTGGCAAACCTGATGCTTCACACTGTccaccacagctgctcagcccagcGAGGTGCAAAaccacagctctgagctcttcagGGCCAGATTTGTTCTTAAGCACAGCGGTGCCCAAACAATTTCCAGGCATGTGCCCAGTGCCCTCTCTACTCACCACCACGTAGATGGGGAAGGTGCTCCTTGGCTTGAAGTCTTCCAGCCGGCACAGCACGGGAAAGATCTTGTGCTTCCAGATCTCCACAGAGATCAACTCCTCAATGAGAACAGGAATCTAGACATGGAAGGGATGGGGGAAGTGAAGCCTTTCAGAGCAGTGCTATGGGGGGAATCACTTTTATTGCAAGTGCTCAGCCACACAGACTTTGGAATCATCCCATGGAGGAGGGTAGCCTTGGGCATGCTTGCTTCATATTCACCCAGCTCAGAAACCAACAGCTCTTCACCAATAGATCAGCAGGCAGAGTAAGCTCCTGGGGTTGCAAAGGGGCAAGATGACCTTGAGGAGCTGGACAGGTCCAAGGCATCACACATGGTGGTGCAGCCCAGCACGTGTGGGACTGGGACACCCCAGGCACAGGGGAGAGATCCAGAACTGGAGGGGCAGGTGCATAAAAGAGACCATAACAACCTTGAAGAGAGGAACCACAGACCAGCAAGTAGAAATATCTCAGCTTGACCTTTAATTAAAGAAACCAACAACCCCCAAATCTTGCAAACCCTCTGTCAAACATCTTTGCCAGATACAACAGATTCTTCACCATTTTATTCCAAAATTGCACACTGTCTGTGAAACAACCCCAGCTTAAGGCTAAAGGCTTGCCATGGGGATCATTACCACATCCAGTGAGGCTCACCTTGGCATAGGTGAccagcagctcagtgaggagctgctcctgaccCATGGAGGCACTCAGAATGGCGtgcatgttgagcttctccacatactcctgctgcagaagccacctgcagggcagccagcaaGGACATCACTGACAGAGACCTCTGGTCAATAGCTATGGAGCTCCACTGTGCTCCTGAAGAGGGTCCCTCATGGAGGGaaacctgctcccagcaccaccatcccCAGGAAATGCCCAGACCCTGCCAGGAATCCCCAAATCCcacaccatcccctgagcctgtgctccctggggctgcagcttccaCCTGTGGCAGCCCCAATCCCACCATCCTCCTGCCTGGCCCTAGCAACACCCACCATGAGACACCCCAAAACTGAGAGTCCTCCTCAACCATCACCCCTACCCTCACAGAccctctggggagaccccagaTCTGGGACCCTTCTCTGTTCTTCCAAGAAGACTGCAGCATCGGGCCCCCTCCTCTACCTGACCCTGACTCTGAGACCATCTCTTTGCACCAGACCTTCCGGGAACCCCTCCTTATCCCCAcacaggctccctggggaggcCCCATCCAGGGTCCCCTCACAGTCCCACCGGGGACACCTCAGCTTTATAACCCCTTTTTCGTGCTTCCCCTTTCCCAGACCCTCCGGGGCCACTCGGGAGCGGGGCCCTCCCCCTCTAGACCCCGTTCCCAGCACAGGCATCCCCCAGTACCCCTGTCCGCCGGTGTCCCGCAGCTCGGTGGCCTGCAGCGCCCGCACAAGCGCCTCAACCTCGGCGGGCGGCAACGGCGCCGCGGCGGCAGCGGCCACGGCCATGACGGCGGCGACAACGTCGTTATAGCAACGGCAGGGCGACGCCTCCCCCACCGTGAGCGCCGAGGTGGCTCTGCCGCCCTCTGGCGGCGCGGAGGAGCGACCGCAGCCGGCGGGACGCAACGGGGGCGGATACGGGGCAACGCGTTGGGGGACACACGGGCGCCGGTGATGCCGTCCCCGCCGTCACTTCCAGCACACGATGATGTTGGGGTCGTTCTCCAGGCGCTCATCCAGCTCCTTGTAACTCATGCCTGAGAGGAGATGGTAGCGGggtcagcaggctgcccagcagtggtgctgggggctggctgggcatCCTAAGCCCTTCTTCAGGAGAATCCTAAGCCCTTCTCAGCACAGAACGTAGTCCAGAGTCCCGTGTCCCTGCAGTACGATGGCTTCCCAAGGGGTGACGGAAACCAGTGCACAGCCCTtcacctctccccacccctgaGACCTGTGAGGAGGAGCTTGGACCCTCACCAGTCTTGCAGCAGATCTCATCGTAGCTGTGGCAGCCTGTGTACAGCCGGGCTGGGTGACTTCGCTCATCCCGGGTGACCTTGACCGGATACTTCTGGAGCCGCCGGATAAGGCCCTTCATCAAACCAAACTGGATGAGCCTCCTGGGCACAAGAAGGGAAGGCACCACAATGCTGAGATGTCAAATgcaccagctcctcccattcatTCTGGTGCCACCATGGCACACCATTGTGGAGAAAGGGGCTGTCTCAAGCCTTCACCCTTCATTGTCCCAACCTCATTTATCTGTACTAATCCATCTGTGCCTTCCTAATCCAGTGCTCCCTAGGCGTCCCTCTCCTGCTTAAGCATtgcaacaggttgccagggaagtggtggagtcaccatccctggaggtattgaaaACACATACAGATGTGGTAcatagggacatggtttagtggtggacttggcagtgatgCATTAacagttggacacgatgatcttaaaggtcttttccaacctaaatgattttatgattctacttTTCCCAATCCACACATCCAGGAGCTGGGTATTTCCTCctacctccccctgcccctcaacTTGCCCTACCACCCCTGTTTTCACTATCACCCTCAGGGAGtgagcaggagggtgctggctCTGACCTCTCATCCaccctctggagctgcagggtgtaGCGGGAGATGAGGTCTCGCACTGTtgtgccagggctcagcccacAGTACAGCTGGAAGATATCCCGGAGGCTGGCTCGCTTGTGCCCTGCAGGGACAAGTCACCAGTCAGTTGCCATCTTCCCTGCCTCCACTGGCAGTCCAGCATGACACCATCATACCTTGTTTGGTGACATACAACAGACACTCTTCCTGGAGACACTTGTCATCCACTAGGTCCTGGACCTTTGGCGTGGTGCAGTAGACATTGGAGTACTGGAGAACAAGGGAAAACCAGGTCTGCTTAGACATGACTGTCAGACACAGACCTGCCCCACTCTGAGCCCTGTTGTCCCCCTACATGGCTACCCCAGtaagtgcagctgctgcctgaatCCTGTTTGAGCCCCACACTCCGTGGCCTGACCCACCTGGAGTATGGAAACGAGTGTGACGACCCCGTAGTACCTGCAGATGGACAGGGAAAGGTGAGACTCTGTCTGCCAGCACACCCCCTTTCCCTGCTCccgtgggctgcccaggccccTTTCACACACTCACAGCAGGTTTTGCACTGCAATGCGCACCAAGTTCAGCTCCACATCAGCTTCTGCAGAAATCTTCTGGACGTGCCGAAAGCCATCAATGTAAGGCAGGATCTAGAAGGGTAGGAAGCAAGAGCTAAGagtagagagagaagagaggctgaaagcATCACTCTGAAGCCCAAGAAACTTCCCTGTGTCTGGATGCACAATGGGATGGGCAGGCTTCACCCCCAACAGCCTTTTATTCATGTTTTGGGTGAATGGATTGCTCACAGATATGAGCACAAAGACATGGGAAGCACCAAACTGTGGTCATTCAAGTACACACACCTGCTGTGTGGTGAGATCCCACTGGGAGTTGAAGAAGTCATCCTTATCTTGGGTGAAGACAGGGACATCATACTCCTGCACGATGGGGGGGTCCGGGCGCTGCTCAATGACCTTCAGATGTATGGTGTTCGACTCATCTGCCCAGGTAAAAGAGAGAGCTCAGTCCCCACAGAAACCTCTACTCCCTCAGGAGCTTGCGACTGTCAGCCTGAGGACATCACCATGCTACATGGAGGGCAGTGTGTGCAGCCTACAACCCCATCCCTCCTGGCCCTTTGAGCCATCCAGGGCAAGGGTGGCTCAGACATTCCCCAGTTCCAAGCATGGACAGGCAGGTAGTTgccaggagcagtgcaggcagagctgacccaggcaggggctggctcagctgcttcccagtcCCACCCTTGCCCTCCACTGCTGGGCTGGCATGGCTGCCATACCTATGGGCAGAGTGCACTTTCCTTTGGCATTCAGCTCCTCCATCAGGATGGTCATGATGGGAACCAGCTTCTGTTTACTCTCCTCATTTGAGATGAAGCCACTTTCCAGCTAAAGAGAGCAGAAAATCAAGTcagctcctccccacagagctATTTACTGTGAACCACACATCTTGGATCCCATCCTCCCTTAATCTTCAAGCAGTATGTGGGTAAAGCCGAGCAGTCCCCTCCTTGCTGTAAACCTGTTCCCTACTCCAGTAACACCCAGTGATCCACAACGTGTAGCAGGAGACTGGTGACCCTGTGGGGGTGGATCACAATGCAGCCTGCCTCTGCTCACACCAGCTCACCTCAAGGGTTGTGAGGTAGCCAGCCAGCTTCTTTACTATGGGTTCCAGTGCACAGGCCTTAGCTCTAGCATCACACACAAAGCCCAGATTGAAGAGCAGAGCGTTTCGGCTGTACTTCTTGTGCTCGATACACACGGGGCAGCCGATCAGCTTCTTCTCCATGGCTGTCCTACAAGAAGAGAAGTAGAACCTGTACCTATGCCCTCAGGGAGGCTTGAGCCCCGCACAAGGCTAGCTCCTGAGTGGCTCTAGAGAATGGGGTCTTCTCTGCTGGAAAAGCAATGCCCAATCCCCAAATGCTCAGAGTACAAAAGAGTCTGGAAaaggcgggggtgggggggtgggggggtgggtagGGGGAGTGGAGCAGAAAAGAGTCAGTCCTCAGAGAAGAAAACTGTCTCCTTTCAAAACCAGCGCAGTTCTGAAGAATCGTTTAACTTTCCTGGGTTTGAGGCTGACACAGAACCAGGGGCTGCACCGGACACCCTCAGAATCGGGTACCAAACCTCCTGCCCAAGCTACTGCAGGCATCGTAACGATCCTGCTAGCCACAGAGCCTCCTGTAAGCGCCAAACTGACAGCTGTCACTGTCCCATCACCAAACCATCCTCTCCCCCTGGCAGAGCCTTGCCAGCCGTGGTGAGGGCAGCGGATCCGTCCGCCCACCGGAAAAGGCCGGGT
It encodes:
- the NPRL2 gene encoding GATOR complex protein NPRL2, which translates into the protein MGGRIECVFFSEFHPTLGPKITYQVPEDFISRELFDTIQVYVITKPELQNKLITVTAMEKKLIGCPVCIEHKKYSRNALLFNLGFVCDARAKACALEPIVKKLAGYLTTLELESGFISNEESKQKLVPIMTILMEELNAKGKCTLPIDESNTIHLKVIEQRPDPPIVQEYDVPVFTQDKDDFFNSQWDLTTQQILPYIDGFRHVQKISAEADVELNLVRIAVQNLLYYGVVTLVSILQYSNVYCTTPKVQDLVDDKCLQEECLLYVTKQGHKRASLRDIFQLYCGLSPGTTVRDLISRYTLQLQRVDERRLIQFGLMKGLIRRLQKYPVKVTRDERSHPARLYTGCHSYDEICCKTGMSYKELDERLENDPNIIVCWK